In Sphingomicrobium sediminis, the genomic window CTTCTAGAGATTCAGCATTGCTCCGCGAAGAGCTTCGCGACCTTTCGGCCCTGAAGGGACCTTATGCGCCATTCTCAGTGGACAAAGCGCGAAACGATCCAATCGATTTATTCGAGAGTTGGCTTCGTGCTGCGATCAAAGCGGGCATTTCGGAGCCCCACGCGATGACGCTGTCCACCGTCGATCAAGATGGAGGCCCAGACGCGCGCATAGTCATTCTGAAAGACCTCGATGAATTGGGTTGGCATTTTGCTAGCTCGAAGGAGAGCGCTAAAGGGCGCCAGATTGCAGCAAACGATCGGGCGGCAATGACCTTCTATTGGCGCGAACTCGGTCGGCAAGTCCGAATCCGGGGTACCATTAAGCGGCTCGGCAGAGACGTGTCCTCTAGGGACTTCTCGGCGCGATCTAGGACGTCGAAAGCTCTCGCGCTTATTGGCAAGCAAAGCGAGATACTGGCAGACTGGGCCGACCTTGAAGTCGCGTTGGAAGAGCGGCTGGATAGTCTAGACGCTGACCCTTCCATTTATGCTCCGCAATGGGCCGCCTATGCGATGGTCGCTTCAGAGATTGAGTTTTGGCAGGCGAGTAGCTCGAGGGCGCACCGTCGTGTTCGATTTATTCGAAGTGCTGACCGCCAATCTTGGCGTTCCGAGCTTCTCTGGCCTTGAGGCTGAATATCTTCAAAGTGGCGTTTCTAGCCAGAAATTGAAAGTATGCATGTGCGCGAGCGCAGGATCATGGTTTTTGGCAAACCTGGAGGCGGTAAGTCGACCTTGGCACGAGAGATTGCCGGGCATACGGGCTTGCCGCATTACCCACTCGATTTGATTCAGTTCAGCGCGAGCGGCGAGCCGGTCCCCTTCTCTACGTTCAAAGATCAACACGATGCGCTCATTGCGCAGGATGCCTGGATCGTCGATGGCCTTGGGCCGCTTCAGACGTTTTGGGATCGGGTCGCGGCGAGCGATATGCTCGTCTATGTCGACCTGCCCTATCGCGTCCATTATTGGCGTGTGGCTAAGCGGTTCCTGCTGGCGCCGATCCGCGCGCCATTGGGATGGCCTAAAGGAAGTTCGATCTTCACTGGTACGCTTGCCAGCATCCGCACATTGAAGCGGTCCCCAACATTTTGGGACGCGGTATTGCTGAAGAAACTGAAAGCGCGCGCAGTCGACAAATCATTCATTCACTTGAGAAGTGAGGCGGAGGTAGGCGCCTTTCTCAAATCATTGCGCGAAAATCAGTCACCCGCTTGACCGCTCGCATATGCTTCAAAACATCTAGAT contains:
- a CDS encoding pyridoxine/pyridoxamine 5'-phosphate oxidase — encoded protein: MSGLVRENMASRDSALLREELRDLSALKGPYAPFSVDKARNDPIDLFESWLRAAIKAGISEPHAMTLSTVDQDGGPDARIVILKDLDELGWHFASSKESAKGRQIAANDRAAMTFYWRELGRQVRIRGTIKRLGRDVSSRDFSARSRTSKALALIGKQSEILADWADLEVALEERLDSLDADPSIYAPQWAAYAMVASEIEFWQASSSRAHRRVRFIRSADRQSWRSELLWP